The genomic stretch TCATAGCGATGGCTATACTTACAAACACCGCAGCACTGCCAATATCTTTGGCCTGTTTGGCAAGAACATGATATTCCGGAGAGGCCAAGTCAACAACAGCCTCAATCGCCGAATTCAATAGTTCGACCACAAGAACAGATGCGGTCGCAAAAAAAATGAGCCCTTTCCACAGGGGGGAGAGTGGTAAAAGGCACAAGACAACCAACGATATAGCTGTCAGAACCGCCTCCTGGCGGAAAGCGGCTTCACCGAAAAAAGCGGTACGTAAGCCGCTAAGAGAATAAAAAAAGGCAGCCCATACCCTGTGGATGCCGGTTTTCGCTTTTGGTTTACAATCCATCGGTTAACATTCTTACTCGTTACTGTTTTTTTTAAAGCGTTATATGTTCCGTTGCCAAAGCGGCATGATAACCCGGAACTTGCTTGCAACAATTTCAACACAATTTCAATGACAGCCTTCAACCATCACTGTTTATTTTTTAATTGCTCCAACCGATCTTTCTGTGGAGAGGTGAAGCACATCGGGCTGACTATCAAAAATTTATCGACATCAGCAATCTTGATAACACCAATAAATTTTTCGAAATACTCATCATTCACGACATACTTTGAACTGTCGACACCGCGCTCCGTTAACAGTTCCGCATGCTCCGAAGACTGAAAAAACGGCTTAAGGCAGTCATAATATCTTTTTTGGGCGTTAAACCATGTGGCAAAAACATATGAGAGAACCTCTTCATCAACGAGACACTTTTTCTTCAGAGCCGGGACAAAGAATCTCTTGTTCTTTTCATTAAGTCTGATACCACCAACGGGAATAAATTTCCCCAAATCGACATCCTGAATGATAGTTTTCAAATTAGCCCAAGACAATGCTTTGAGAATATCATCAAGTTCGCTATTAATTTTTTCGTTTTTATCCTGTTCCGTTGCCATGTTCCACCTATTAAGTCCCTTCCACAGAGAAGCTAAAGGATTTAGCTTCTAAAGCTCTAAGATACCCCAAATTTTATATACCGACAATTAAGAAGGGCAATGAATATCTGTTTTGCCTGAAACTGCCGATAGAAAGCATTGAATTTGAAAGGCTGGAATACGATTGTAGTGGCAAGAAACGCCCTCAGGAAGTATTTTAATTCACCTTTTTAAAATTGATATCTTGATACAACGCTGACCCATCTGACAACCGGGACGAACTTAACCAATGCCATTAGTGCTCTACTCATATATCGCATCCGAGATACTGGCGCCCTTCTTCGGCAGCCTGATTGTTCTTAACGGTATTCTATTCACCGGCCGGCTTATGCAGGTTATCGACCTGATTTTCAGTTTCAATATTGGCTTTGCCGATTTCATTCGGCTCTGCGCCTACCTTCTTCCCAACTTACTCCCGTTTTCAATTCCGATGGCCAGTACTATGGCAGTAATCATCGCCTTCTCCCGCATGAACAATGACAACGAAATACTTGCTCTCAAAGCTGCAGGCATAAGCCTGTACAGACTACTGGCACCAATTGTTGTTTTTGGATTGTGTGCCTCACTGCTAACATTTTTTGTCTCCACAAGGCTTATCCCGGCCGGCTCGGTCTCAATGAAGGGTCTTTTTTTAAAACTTGTTACCAAAAAAATTGAAAAAGGAATTATTCAGGAAAAACGTTTCAGCGAAAACACCGGCAGCCTGGTTCTATACGCAGATAGTGTTGACAAAGACACCAAAAAGTGGAGTGGAGTGTATATTTCAGATCTTCGCGACACCAACAACCCGATTACAGTTTTAGCCAAAGAGGGCTCGTTATCTTCCCGCCTTGATCAAATGGTCATGACCCTTGACCTTGCGGATGGCAGCATGTATCGCTCCATCGATGAATCAACCCAGATAATCGCCTTTAAGCACTATACAACCAACCTTCCACTAGAACCACCAAAAGCCATTGGCGACATGTCAAGTTCTGTCGTTACCAAAAACGACCTCAACCAGACAGAACTTTTACAGCATGCCGACCAATATGGCCGCAAAACCCCGAGGGGAATAAGTTTTCTCGTTGAATACCACCTGAGGCTGGTTTTGTCTGTTGGCTGTTTTATTTTGAGTTTGTTAGGTCTGCCAATTGCGTTTAAAAGCCGCGCAGGATCACGCAACATCGGCATACCTCTTGGGTTAGGTTTTTTTATTCTGTATTATGTAACTGTGACCGCGGCAAAAGGTATGTGCGACAGTTCGTCAATACCTGTGGCCATACTCATGTGGACACCCAATGCAGTCTTTGGCACATTGACATTGGCCATTCTTTACATTACCGCCAGCGAGAAGTGGCATACCATGATGAATCCAGTTATCGCCATTTCCCACAGGCTTATTGGTAGAAAAAAAGAGGCAACACCTTAACAACCCGTGCGGAGGAATTTAAAATGATTATGCAAAACCTCAAGTGTAACGTTTTCTTTGTGCTAGCGCTTATCGGGCTGGCGCTGTTTCCTTATTCATTCGCACAGGCCGATGAAATACCTGACACTGAGGGCTTTAGCATCGCACGCCTCGTGGTTGCCGAGGCTGTTGAAGATCATGAGCCTGTTCGACCAGGCAGCACCTTTTCCAGTAAAACAATGAAAGTATTCTGCTTTCTTGAAGCGAGAAATATTGTCGAACGAACCCCAATTGTTATGCTCTGGTCTCATGAAGGCAAGGAGTCAGCCCGAGTTGACTTAGTGCTTAAGCAGGGAGCCCGATGGCGGACATTTTCAAGTAAAAATATAGTAGGTCAGCGCGGGGCATGGAGAGTAGAGATTATGGACACGCACAGGAAATCGTATGGATCTTTAGATTTCACCGTTGAATGATTTCCAATAACCACGGTGTGCCGATAACGGGAATGGTACCACGGGAATGGTACCATATCTTGCAATATCACTTTCTTATTTCCCAAGACCTCTGACCCCAGGAATGCTTATGTACCAGTATTGTTAAATCGGCGACATAATCATGCAAAATGGGGCCTATTAGTGCCCATGCACAACCTGAGACAAAGTATCAGCGACCCACTTATTAAGGCTTTTTCCGGCCTGAACGGCTGCTGCAGCAAGTTCTGCATGCAAAGAAGACTCAACACGCACCACGAACTTGCCAGAAAACGGCTGATTTGGCTCTCTTCCCGCTTTTTCGCAACTCACAAGATAGAAATCAACAGTCTCTTGAAAAGCATCTTTCAGCTCACTAACGGACTCGCCATGGAATCCAACGGTATCACGTTTACTAGGGCAGATATTTTTAAGATTAGCAGTATGACATCATAAGTGTCGCAGAAATTCATATCTTGACCACGTCACATAAGAAAAAGCAGACAAAGAGCACAAGCTAACTTAACTCTTCAATGGAGCGCATATCAATATAGTCCGATAAAACCTTTGAATCTTTTTGGCTCAAGTCAAAATTAACTCCAAAAACAGACATTGATTCTTCTCCTTGTTTCGTCCATATAACAGTAGCTTCTGGCACATTAATTGTTGTTTCTTTTGAGGTCACATCTTTACCTAATAGCGTCATTGTAAAAGGCATCACAATATCGCCTTTGGATATTTGAACATTAAATGTCCCTGAAACCTTAGCTCCTTCCATTGAAATATCTCCAATTTTCCCAATAAAGATTCGTTGTCTTTTTTGGAGGGAAAATGTTACCGAAGACCTTGGAGTTGCAACTCTTGGAGAACAACGCCGATGTACGTTAACAATGTTTGTAGGGAACTTGTAACCTATATAGGTTTTTACTTTTTTTAATCTTTCACATTCAAAACACCTGAGTGGTTGACCCTCTCGATGATAATAAAAAGTGCATTTTGATGCTGAGCAGGTTGGTTCATGAGGGTGATTTACGATAAGAATTTCTGTTGCTCCACTCTTGGATGTTGTTTTAACGGACAACCGGCACTCAGTTTTCAGTCCCCTGCGAGCGCACAACAGTTGAACTTTTTCTTTTACCATAGAGTCAATTTCATTTTTTATATTTTCAATTTCTTCAAGACCGACAGATCCCACAACCACTATCTCCTAATTTTTATACCACTAAACAAATTTTCATTAACACACTCGTCCATACTACGAAATTAATTTCACATAAAGCAAGTGACATTCTCTCCAGGAAAGCTGTTAATTGAAAATGGTGGAGCATACGTGATAAACGTATTTGTTCATATTTTTTTAAATATAGCCAAAAACCCTTCTGCCTTCTGTAAACCTTGACAATATGGTATATACATACCATATTTCATTTTGCGGATATTAAAAGCGAAATGTAACCTTATTTGGGTTTGATCCCCGCAGCTTCCTAAGCAAATTAAACTGTAAATTCCGAATTAATAGAACGTATTGCGAAAAAAAGGCTCGCCTAAGAGAGAAAAGCTTACTCCGGGAATCGTTTGCTCTCATGTTGATTGCATTTTCCTTACTTTTTAGGTGTTGATATGAACGAAAAAAAATCTGAAGATATCGAGATAGTTGACATAAGTAAGGCGATTTATGCGTCCTTATCTTTTGACAGCGACCAGAAGTTAAATGCGCACCTGAACCTGCCGCAAAGAGGCCAGGTCGACAATGAGCTCTTAGCTCTAGCGTTACAGTATCTTTTTCTCAAAGCGTTTAGATTACATTTTCCTGCCGTGGAGATGGCTAATGTCAGAAACGGTCTGGATGTAGAGTTTAGTGAAGAAGATTCTCCCGAAGGGCCACTCCCCAGAACGGTATCTATCTTACTAAATAATGAATTTAGTACGGTCACGATTACCGGAGCCCTGCCAGCTCATGGTAAAGATGGTTTCTCAGAACTGCATTTTAATTGGCAGAAACAGGCCGGCGCTGAAGACTCACATGGCAATAGCAACCTTAAAAAACTTAACACTTTTCCTACAGCGCAACAAGACCAGCTGCTTGCAACAATTTATGATCATACGGCAGGCAGACCTGGCACTTCAGCCCAGGGGAAAGTTATAAAGCCTAACTCAGGCCGGCCTCTGACCTTAAAGATTGACGAAAACACCATCAAACGACAAAACGACGAATCAGACCCATCCAAAACTTACCTTTATGCCAAAAAATCAGGAATTGCAGCGTTTAAAACGCTCCTGAATAACGACCCCAAAACACTAAATCAACTTGCCATAAAAGATACCATTACTATCAATGGAGATATTGATTATAGCGTTGGTGATCTGAGCGATGAAGATCTTGGCTGCGGTGCGATTAACATCGTGGTTAAAGGCGATGTCCGAGGAGCCTTTAGTCTTAAAAGCAAAGGATACGTGAGCGTATCAGGCACTTTTGAGGGCCAGAAAATCATTGCTAAGGATGTCAAAATCAATGTCATCAACGCTGGGAGCCAGGTTCTCGCCGAAGATCAAGTCGTAATAGGTACTTCTATCAAAGCCAAGGCACAAGGACGAGTTGTCACCTTGAAACGTGCCTCGAATGACTCTGAGTTAATTGGTTTAGAACAAGTTGTTTTAGATAAAGGGGCAGACTGCCTCTCCTTGACTGTCCGCACAAGAGACTTCCAAGCAAACACCTGTAACTTCTCAGGTCGCACAAAGGTCATTTTGGGCCAGGAACTTTTCGACCAGGAACAGAAGATTATACAGGAACATGATGAGGCTACCAAGTCTCTGAAAAATAGCTTTACTGAAATCAAGAAAATTGGCGAATCTGTTCTATTTAATTTTCGCCAGCTTAAGGTTTTTATCGTCCAAGGCATTCCATCCGCCACAGCAGAGTGCCGAGAACAGTTAAATCAGATTAACGAGGAGCTTGAAACGATTCTTCATATCATGAATCGCCCCCTTAGCCCAAAATTAATCAACCAATGTTATTCACTAAGTAATTACATAGGTGACCAGCAAGCGGCAGATTCCATACTCCCTAAAGTTGAGGCACTCATTGCTCCCTTACAAACCCTGCAAAGCAATCTTCACAAACGCTGCAAAATGCTTCGCATAGTTGAAGCAACCGACAGTCTAATGGATGGGTTACGACAAGAGGCTGAATTCCTCAGAGCCCAATTCGAAACCCCCAAGTTCTTATCAAATACCAGTGAAGTTTTTGTCCAATGCGGCCGCCATGGGCTTCTTATAAACTCCAGTACCATCCCCGAAGCTTCCTTTCAAGTCAGCTACGAGCTAAACTCTGAAACTGGAATAAGCGACGGCGTCCTGGTTTTTGATTCATCTTTTTAGCAACATCTGAATCAATTTTTGATGTCTTCAGGATCTTATTCAAAAGAAGATTGTACCGTATACACTTAAGATGTGCCTTTCAGCTCTTTTCCCTTTACAAAGTCAACACCTTCCATAAGCATACGAAAGCTAAGTCTAAAATGGAGCACAGGTTAGTCTTCGCTGTCTTCAATAGCGGACATCACTTCATCCTGGAAAGCTTCATCCTCTGTCAATTTCTGGCCTATTACTGTGCAAATTGCGCCAGCTAAGTCACCTGCCTCATCAACTTCTTCAGGAAAAGCAGCTTCTACACTCACTTCACCTTCTGGTGATACTTCCAGAATAAGAGCGGCTTGATTTGATTTAAGTTTTAATTGTGCCATTCTATTCATTAACCCTATAACTGTTAGTATTAGATAAAAGGATACACGGATTAAAATGTTGCAAGTCCGTTGTGCGCTGATAGGCTAAACCAGCTAGCAGTCTACGTATTCAGTAACGCCCTAAACATTTACCGCTTGATTGATGTTATTGATGTTGAAACTTGACATGATTATTTATAATAAAATCAGCAACATAACGTATGTTTCACTAAATTTTCTGCACAACTACCAGAGAGCGACCAGAAAAGAAAAAAGGGGTTACAGCGAAAAGTGCTGTAACCCCTTTAAACATTGGTGCCGGGACTAGGATTTGAACCAAGGACACACGGATTTTCAGTCCGTTGCTCTACCGACTGAGCTATCCCGGCGAAAAGAAAGCGTTAATATATGTTAGGGGCATTCGTATGTCAACATTTTTTCTAGCAAGAGCATTTTTACCATAACTTTTCAGCCGTAGACAACCCTTGTCCCAGCCAACCTGTCGTGCCAGGTACGCCCCTCAATATCCAGTAAGGCCCATAGAAATCCAAAGAAAAACGGAAGTGCTGAGGCTATGTAGCCCACCCAGCGCAGAAAACATATCCCCACACCCAGACCATTTGCCGAATACGACTCAAGTCGTATTCCCATGATTTTTTTCCCGATGGTCTGACCACAACAAGCATGCATAAGGCAAAAATAGCACATACTTGATAAGCACACGCCCATTAGCAGCCAGACCAACCAACCACCCAGCAACTGAACGTTTGCCAAAAAACTCTGACCAGAGCTTGACAATGCCACTACATTTAGACCTGTAGCCAGAGATACCAGCGCCATTAAAAAAAAGAGCAGAACACAGTCAATCGTGAAAGCCATAAATCGAGACCTGAAACCAGCAATAACAGTTCTTGGAACTAAAGCCGTTTCATTCTCTCCGTTATTTATCGTCATCGATTTCCAGGTCTAATTCCATGCCGTCATCGTCGGCACTGTCAACAGAGATATCCA from Desulfobulbaceae bacterium encodes the following:
- a CDS encoding diacylglycerol kinase, producing the protein MDCKPKAKTGIHRVWAAFFYSLSGLRTAFFGEAAFRQEAVLTAISLVVLCLLPLSPLWKGLIFFATASVLVVELLNSAIEAVVDLASPEYHVLAKQAKDIGSAAVFVSIAIAMTLWVSAIVTIFLS
- a CDS encoding LptF/LptG family permease, which encodes MPLVLYSYIASEILAPFFGSLIVLNGILFTGRLMQVIDLIFSFNIGFADFIRLCAYLLPNLLPFSIPMASTMAVIIAFSRMNNDNEILALKAAGISLYRLLAPIVVFGLCASLLTFFVSTRLIPAGSVSMKGLFLKLVTKKIEKGIIQEKRFSENTGSLVLYADSVDKDTKKWSGVYISDLRDTNNPITVLAKEGSLSSRLDQMVMTLDLADGSMYRSIDESTQIIAFKHYTTNLPLEPPKAIGDMSSSVVTKNDLNQTELLQHADQYGRKTPRGISFLVEYHLRLVLSVGCFILSLLGLPIAFKSRAGSRNIGIPLGLGFFILYYVTVTAAKGMCDSSSIPVAILMWTPNAVFGTLTLAILYITASEKWHTMMNPVIAISHRLIGRKKEATP
- a CDS encoding DUF2914 domain-containing protein, with product MIMQNLKCNVFFVLALIGLALFPYSFAQADEIPDTEGFSIARLVVAEAVEDHEPVRPGSTFSSKTMKVFCFLEARNIVERTPIVMLWSHEGKESARVDLVLKQGARWRTFSSKNIVGQRGAWRVEIMDTHRKSYGSLDFTVE
- a CDS encoding type II toxin-antitoxin system HicB family antitoxin; translated protein: MCPSKRDTVGFHGESVSELKDAFQETVDFYLVSCEKAGREPNQPFSGKFVVRVESSLHAELAAAAVQAGKSLNKWVADTLSQVVHGH
- a CDS encoding PilZ domain-containing protein, whose amino-acid sequence is MGSVGLEEIENIKNEIDSMVKEKVQLLCARRGLKTECRLSVKTTSKSGATEILIVNHPHEPTCSASKCTFYYHREGQPLRCFECERLKKVKTYIGYKFPTNIVNVHRRCSPRVATPRSSVTFSLQKRQRIFIGKIGDISMEGAKVSGTFNVQISKGDIVMPFTMTLLGKDVTSKETTINVPEATVIWTKQGEESMSVFGVNFDLSQKDSKVLSDYIDMRSIEELS
- a CDS encoding DUF342 domain-containing protein; the encoded protein is MNEKKSEDIEIVDISKAIYASLSFDSDQKLNAHLNLPQRGQVDNELLALALQYLFLKAFRLHFPAVEMANVRNGLDVEFSEEDSPEGPLPRTVSILLNNEFSTVTITGALPAHGKDGFSELHFNWQKQAGAEDSHGNSNLKKLNTFPTAQQDQLLATIYDHTAGRPGTSAQGKVIKPNSGRPLTLKIDENTIKRQNDESDPSKTYLYAKKSGIAAFKTLLNNDPKTLNQLAIKDTITINGDIDYSVGDLSDEDLGCGAINIVVKGDVRGAFSLKSKGYVSVSGTFEGQKIIAKDVKINVINAGSQVLAEDQVVIGTSIKAKAQGRVVTLKRASNDSELIGLEQVVLDKGADCLSLTVRTRDFQANTCNFSGRTKVILGQELFDQEQKIIQEHDEATKSLKNSFTEIKKIGESVLFNFRQLKVFIVQGIPSATAECREQLNQINEELETILHIMNRPLSPKLINQCYSLSNYIGDQQAADSILPKVEALIAPLQTLQSNLHKRCKMLRIVEATDSLMDGLRQEAEFLRAQFETPKFLSNTSEVFVQCGRHGLLINSSTIPEASFQVSYELNSETGISDGVLVFDSSF
- a CDS encoding twitching motility protein encodes the protein MAQLKLKSNQAALILEVSPEGEVSVEAAFPEEVDEAGDLAGAICTVIGQKLTEDEAFQDEVMSAIEDSED
- a CDS encoding RDD family protein, which gives rise to MTINNGENETALVPRTVIAGFRSRFMAFTIDCVLLFFLMALVSLATGLNVVALSSSGQSFLANVQLLGGWLVWLLMGVCLSSMCYFCLMHACCGQTIGKKIMGIRLESYSANGLGVGICFLRWVGYIASALPFFFGFLWALLDIEGRTWHDRLAGTRVVYG